The genomic DNA aaaatgttgaatatttatttcatgataaatatcatttaatttttatttcatcgtatataaaaaaaagcaatATTTACTTTTGCAATATGTATTTTACactatttattttgtaataaataaatatatgtattttttatttagcaatattttattttacaatatttattttacacatataataaaaagtatttacaatatttataattattttataatacttgatttatttattttacaattattttacatttttagtGTATTATAACTAACCATCGTGACAATTCGTTTGGGCGAATATGGTACAACGAAAATAGTCCTTTTTAAAATAGAAGTTATATGTGACTTCATTTATTTGCtacaaaaatccacatcggctattttttaataaataattaacaattcttttgttttcaattctatttacaattatttttatgagAGACATTATTCTTGTAATTTCGGGAAATCGAACATTAAGGTTATTCTTCCTCCTAACAAGTCTGATTTTATGGCTCGAACTTGTGTTTTCCTCTTTATGGGAGTTGGAGTTGCTTATCACTCAACCAACAGTTTATTGGTTACGTTCATTATATTTTAACTTTACTGcacaattttttattatatatattttattattaattttatagacttattaattttatgttataaaaaaaatcagctTCATTGTACAATTATTTAGCTGTTTCGTTTCAACTtcatttacaatttttttttattttcctctttATTTTAGATATTTATTTCCAATCATGAGTCATTTAatcaagaaaatcaattatataaaatttttaataaaaatcttGCTCAGGAGATTGACGAACATCcacattaatttatatagaacATATGAGTTATAACGAGAGTTACTGTTGACCTGCACTTAATGTATAACCGGTAGATCAGTTTACGCAAAACAAGTTAGTTTGAGCAAATAACTATAATATGcatcaatttatttaaaaaaaaacaaagaaaaattatacaaaCATATGGTACACCGGTCACCACCACTCCCTCAAACTTGGTGCCTGCGCCATCAAAGGCCGACGGCAATTTCGTCtaggcggcggcggcggccggtgcaaaaaattgataaaatcaGGTTCGATTTGATTAATAAATCGatttattaatttagtttTGCATTGGGTGACGTGGCACATTATTATTGATACACGTGTTAAGATGAATCACAAACAACTCTATAATATTATGGGTGAAATATGCAAAAGCAAAATTTAAAGGACTATAAGTATAATgggcaaaatatataaattataaaccgaaatgttgaaaattcaattatgGAGATTAGCTAGGGTACTACCATAGCATATAAATCAGCACACTATTGTAAAATCTACCATTTATTAGGTATGTCTaagttaataaaattagaaaactaTCAGACACCCACATCAGATGTGTAAGAAAAaacccctgcatacatttgtCAAGCTCAACCATAACTTTCTTTACTACAACCGGAAGACGATCTTCTGGTATCGCTTCAAGATCAGCAGTTCTTGCTCTCAGATTAGTTTTTATATAAGTGATCGACGGATCATGTTACCTTGCACATCATACATTATAGATCAAAGTAATGAAAGAACCAATAATTAATTGCGATATAACGTCCAACAACCCTGATGCAGGATAGATAGATTCTTCCACACCTGCGAAATGTAAAGGATGATTGCAGGAATTTAGTTTATCCTCTGTCCGAGTGTTTTTCTGAATATGTACATCATCAAAATAGGGCAGCAAGGCAAACGAGGTGAAGGTCCAAATAGACATATCTGATGAGCCCAAAACTGTTTATACTAAAGAACATCTTTGCGAAACGGCATTCTGTGTGGGTCATAAAACAAGTAACGCTTCCATGCCGATTCCCCAAGATGGGATGTAGTCCGATCAAGTTCACTCTCACAAGAATGCCCATGCGGACTCCGAGGCTGTCCAATCCAACCTCCTTCCACATAACAATGCCCCCTCATCAAATTTCCACATTGAGAATGGATAGTCCGCTGGAAACTCAATCTGCTACCAGGCTTTGCACTATAATCACTGATGAGGGCATGGAAAATATCCAGGAAAGGCTACTCATGGATGGCGATTTCCCGAGAAAAGGGTGCCCAGATGCTTGTCAAATTCTAGATTTAAATCTCTCTGAGCTGCTCAGGGCTTAGTCGGAGTGGAGCTTCCTCTTTTCACACCGCTTCACATACCAAGCAGCATGTTTCTGAAGGCCCATATGGACCATTACCTTAAGGCTGGCGAGCATAACATATGTGATCGCAAACAGGACGAGGATCCAGAAGAGCCTCCACGGGAGGGGACTGTAGGGAAGGTGAGCGGCATACACTGGAGTCAAAACTCTTATTACCTGAAACCCATAAATTTGGAACAACCTATGAGAGTCTTACCCGAAGCAGATAAAAACAGTTTTTCTAGCCAAGAGCGGTTCCTTTCTCGCTTTGAAACAAAGTGACTTTGTCTTTCTTAGActttatatgatttatttatgCTATTTCTATGTATCTAGTGAGTCCCATGGGCCATATCAGGTCCAATTACTAAACTATGAGGGAATAGAGCTATTTAGTAGTAAGAAACAGTCCAGACTTGTTACAAGCTTCAGGAGCTTACCACACAAGCTGGTGCAAGTGGGACGAAAGTGAGATTATTCTTTGTATTAGTTTGAATATTCAAGGTCTGCATAAAAAAACAGCACATGTTACTCgggaaaattataataaaattgattaaaCAAATGCTCTGGGAGGTACAAAAAGCCAATCAAAGGTTATAAGGCAATACCTGCTTGCAGAGGTCTTCAAGAAACTCAGAGTATGCGATTGGTTTTATGTCATTGAACTTTGCAATGAATGAATGCTTTATTATATCTATGGCTATCTCACATACATAAACCAACATAGCATTCTGCAAATccgaaattgagaaaaatgagagagcccaagaaaaaatgaaaaaaaataaaataaatcatctCATGTATGAAAGTCACCAGGATATTTGCAAATAACTTACGAAAAGAAAACTTTCAAACCAAGGATCCTCAGCCTCCAGGATATTCTGAGCTAACACAAATAAGACGAATGCCGTAATGTGGAACCTCTCAACAGAATCTGCTTAACATAAagggaaaattattaaaagaacaCTCAGAAAAAGTATTGGATCAACATGCTAAGACACGAACTGGAACTGGATAGAACACTCAAGAAACCTTAGAAGAGGTTAATTGATTCATGGTTCCAACTACTTATTCGTATTATACGTGAGAATatagagaagaaaaagaaaaatattaaaagtatgAAATATTGGCAACTATTTAGTATAGATGCTATTTGCCAAGTTTTGTAGCCATACTGGATGGAAGACATGGCTGGTCCAGACTTACCATAATAGACAATACTGTGAATGTTGTCTTTGCTAAAACGCTTGAAGACGTTGCTCTTTATCTCTGCAAAATTGTTGGAAACCAGCAATGCAAGCAAAGCATTATTGTGCGCAACGATGCACGCTGATAAGGTAACCGCCTGAATTAACAGAATGGATGAGTGAACAAGTAAGGATAGTTAAGGAAGTGGCAtactctttttctcttttctaagATTGCAGAATAGAAAGAGaggcaggaaaaaaaaagaaaaagaaagagagcaattgaaaagtgcagaGTCTATAAAAGTAAAGGATATTTGATGAAGCCACAGCTAATGCTAAGTCGGAACCAAATCTCCGCTTCCAATAGTCCAGGTTCTCAGGCAGACAACTTGCAAGTCCATCCGCTGAATTAAATAGAGTTTGCAATACATCTCCACCAAAATTTTGacataatttatcaaatatctGCACAACATcaaagaaaatacaaattacgcTAGACAGTCGAGgcatgaaaaaattataaaggcAAAAGTATAACCATGATTGTTGCATATTTGATCCCAACTTTTGCCTAAAGTGGAAGATGATGCAACAGAGCTAACATCAAATCAATATGTACACTTCCAAGGAAAAGAACAAGCAACTCCATAAGTTTTCCCGCTAACCTGGTTTATACTACAAAGACATGAACAATCAGCATGAAGTCTGCAAGATCACAACGTACATGTTTTGACAAATGTGAATGACTGAAGTGCATTTGGCCACAGAGTCTTTTTCTTACCTCTAGCACATTATACACAACGTACAGTTTTATTGTTCCTTGGCCGCGGATCATGTGATATATTAAGCTGATATCTGCAAGATCATTGTCAAAAGTCATTGAGTCAACACATTATATAACCTTAAGAGAATCTTAAAAAACAACTAGCGAGTAAATTTTAAAGCGTTTCAGGGTGGCATTTCAATTAGTACAGAAAGTAAATATAACAATGGTATTTTTTCTAACCTATCTGCTGCAGGAGAGTCACTCCACAGATGAGCACAATGAAACAGCCTAAATCAGATAACTCTGCAGCAGAAGGCTTCTTCAACTGCCTGGCAAAACCATGGTTAGGTTATTTCGTTTCATACATAGTTGCCCATGTCTACATCTCAGATTAAATTGCATGGAAAAAGGAAAGTGAGGAACAAATTACCTCATATTTACAGACTTCCAAATAACTGTCAAAATCCTTGCTGGCATGATAGTCAACAAGGAAAGAAACGAATCAAAACAGACAAAGACGCCAACATCAATAAGCTGCAGAGATAGTTTTCGTTGATAAGAATCAATGAAACTGTATTAAGGTTGTACATAAGAAGTGGAAATATGAACTCAAAAGATAACTGCAGGTATTCCACATGATAGCTTATGATGGATGTGCTTCATCCTAAATTGAAAGTAATCAAATAACAAGAACTTCACACACCAAAAGCTCACTAGTTGAAGATGATATCTActtctaatttttctttttctttttccggtGGCATATCCATGATTAATTCCATAAGAAGTACATGGAGTACAGGTTGctcattttcaaaaattaaacagGTTTTGGAGTATGTTTTGCCAGAATAATATGTATCTGTAAAGACTTTCCTTCTATTAAGATCAAAACCAGGAGAGACAAAATTACCAGCTCACATCTCCAAGGTAAACGGAAGATAGTATCGTagactctctctctttctttctcattTCCAGGAGTGGTTGTACCCCGCAATGAATTCCCAATTCTCATTTCTTCCATGAAGTACTTCAATGGCGATCTCTCCACTTGAAATAGACCTTGGATAAAGAAATCAATGAGGACGATCTTTACTTGTAACAATAAGGcaaaaaaggaaggaaaagcTTCTGAAAATATCTTACTAAAGCTTAGCCTGAAGTAGGCCCAGTGGCTTCAttgttaaaataaaattgagaaacaaaAGTTTGATATTTAGCCTAACACAAATCCTCTGCCACGGGGTAGGTGCATCTTGTTGAACAGGTCATAGTGTCCATCTGTTTAAGAGAGAGGCTTCTGCAAGGGCTACAGTTTTTCCGACAATTAGTCTTGTGAGATTGAGAGGCTTAAGCTCGATTGCCCAAAAGACCAAAGTTTCATATTCTTTTAGCATAGAATTGAGCAGAAGAAAAGAATTTTGAAGGGGCTTCTTAGTATTGGATCTTCGGATATATTTACCAATCCTTTTGATTGTATGTAAATAGGCATGCTTCAAAGTGAATAAGGTGTTGGAGGCAATGCTGGTGCAGAATATG from Punica granatum isolate Tunisia-2019 chromosome 2, ASM765513v2, whole genome shotgun sequence includes the following:
- the LOC116196320 gene encoding protein POLLEN DEFECTIVE IN GUIDANCE 1 — translated: MDLRSGGRKLSFEVLSSTHLGEEYDDEESLGNGPFFPRSNSDPLPGHESDSLRGKRKHRRKNKNKNKNKKQAPCSIIPESPDSDHGKTAFSENGNGHVPNGVKFDCRSCSSGLSQVVVLEQPAAECQSNNLYGFGELRQRSVGNIGTEEADAAVSSVAVQSRLEDKDVGFEVAGKQHNSGTPSGGGRVKLETIESLDWKRVMSEDPHCLFQVERSPLKYFMEEMRIGNSLRGTTTPGNEKERERVYDTIFRLPWRCELLIDVGVFVCFDSFLSLLTIMPARILTVIWKSVNMRQLKKPSAAELSDLGCFIVLICGVTLLQQIDISLIYHMIRGQGTIKLYVVYNVLEIFDKLCQNFGGDVLQTLFNSADGLASCLPENLDYWKRRFGSDLALAVASSIVHSSILLIQAVTLSACIVAHNNALLALLVSNNFAEIKSNVFKRFSKDNIHSIVYYDSVERFHITAFVLFVLAQNILEAEDPWFESFLFNAMLVYVCEIAIDIIKHSFIAKFNDIKPIAYSEFLEDLCKQTLNIQTNTKNNLTFVPLAPACVVIRVLTPVYAAHLPYSPLPWRLFWILVLFAITYVMLASLKVMVHMGLQKHAAWYVKRCEKRKLHSD